The DNA region ACCCTTTATTACACTCTTATTCCCCAGATTGGATATGCCAATAACTAAATCTGGTTCCAAGGAAACAATGGCTTCAAGATTGGGGTTAAAAAAGCCTCCTATCCTTGGCTTCGCTTTAGCCTCTTCAGGATAGTTACAAAAATCTGTTACTCCAACAATCTTTTTATTCAACCCTAATTCAAATAAGATCTCCGTTATACTGGGAGCAAGTGAAACGATCCTTTCAGGAATCTTGGGATTGGACGCACGAGCAACTTGCAAAGAACCTTCTGAAGACAGATTAAAAACCAATATCGGAAGACAAATTAATAGTAGCAGCTTACATCTTCTCATTTATTAATTTTCCTATATCTGATTCAATATTCAATTCCCTTCTGTGCCTTCATTCCTCTTCGATAGGAATGTTTAATATCCCTCATCTCTGTAACAATATCAGCAATTTCTATAAGCTCGGGTTTTGCATTTCTTCCTGTAAGAACAATATGAATCTTTTTAGGTTTATTCTTTAGGAAACTTATGACATCATCTAAATTAAGGAGATTGTAATGTATGGCATAGTTAATTTCATCCATGATAACCATATCGTATTCCTTTGATTCTATCTTTTTCCTGCACAGGTCCCAAGCCTCTAATG from Nitrospinota bacterium includes:
- a CDS encoding cob(I)yrinic acid a,c-diamide adenosyltransferase, translating into LEAWDLCRKKIESKEYDMVIMDEINYAIHYNLLNLDDVISFLKNKPKKIHIVLTGRNAKPELIEIADIVTEMRDIKHSYRRGMKAQKGIEY